Proteins encoded by one window of Sphingosinicella sp. BN140058:
- a CDS encoding LacI family DNA-binding transcriptional regulator, giving the protein MEQDFARRPKGAATIHDVARRAGVSSMTVSRVINGEKSVRPATREKVDAAIRALNFLPNPAARTLAGGGVVRIGLLCSIPNAAYLSEFLVGALERCGQVNAQLIVKRYMPGEDLEAAADMLIGARLDGAILPPPVSDAEPLVARLRAANIALIATGSMRPSNSLASIGIDDFAAAEAMTGHLITLGHRRIGFITGRAEHASSSLRLDGYRKAMADAGLRVDDAMIAGGTFTYHSGLDAAERLLTIDPQPTAIFASNDDMAAAAVAVAHRRGLDVPADLSVCGFDDTPLATTIWPELTTIRQPVSTMSEEAVMMLTDLIRDQRDGRAQEPPHRLLDFELIRRQSDSAPKHRPPSR; this is encoded by the coding sequence GTGGAACAGGATTTCGCACGCCGCCCGAAGGGCGCGGCGACCATTCACGACGTTGCCCGGCGCGCGGGCGTCTCGTCGATGACCGTTTCGCGGGTTATCAACGGCGAGAAAAGCGTGCGGCCGGCCACGCGGGAGAAGGTCGACGCGGCCATCCGCGCATTGAACTTCCTGCCCAATCCGGCCGCGCGGACGCTGGCCGGCGGCGGTGTCGTTCGGATCGGCCTCCTGTGCAGCATCCCCAACGCCGCCTATCTCAGCGAATTCCTGGTCGGGGCACTCGAACGCTGCGGTCAGGTCAATGCCCAGCTGATCGTCAAGCGCTACATGCCGGGAGAGGATCTCGAGGCGGCCGCCGACATGCTGATCGGCGCCCGGCTTGACGGCGCGATTCTGCCGCCGCCGGTCAGCGATGCCGAACCCCTGGTCGCGCGTCTGCGCGCCGCCAACATCGCACTGATCGCAACCGGATCGATGCGCCCCTCGAACAGCCTTGCCTCGATCGGCATCGACGATTTCGCCGCCGCGGAAGCGATGACCGGTCATCTGATCACGCTGGGGCATCGTCGGATCGGCTTCATCACCGGGCGGGCCGAGCATGCCTCCAGCAGCCTGCGGCTCGACGGCTACCGCAAGGCGATGGCGGACGCCGGGTTGCGCGTCGATGATGCAATGATCGCCGGGGGCACCTTCACCTACCATAGCGGCCTCGATGCGGCGGAACGCCTGCTCACCATCGATCCGCAACCGACCGCGATCTTTGCCAGCAACGACGACATGGCGGCCGCGGCGGTCGCGGTCGCGCACCGGCGCGGCCTCGACGTACCCGCCGATCTCTCCGTCTGCGGCTTCGACGATACGCCACTGGCGACGACGATCTGGCCGGAGCTCACCACCATTCGTCAGCCGGTTTCGACCATGTCCGAGGAAGCGGTGATGATGCTTACCGACCTCATCCGCGACCAGCGCGACGGCAGGGCGCAGGAGCCGCCGCACCGCTTGCTCGATTTCGAGCTGATCCGGCGCCAGTCGGACTCGGCACCGAAGCACCGGCCACCGAGCCGCTAG
- a CDS encoding IclR family transcriptional regulator translates to MAEADHQQGGARPSATRYSAPALEKGFDVVELLAGEPSGLTISEIAARLGLTISQIFRMIVVMERRGWLFKDAQSDRYRVSYKVLELAYRATPAQQLAHVATPVMHALAEAAEQSCHLVVQHGDRAMILLRQENPGAIGLSVRLGTLVDLVASSSGHVLLAFSAPEALEATLSRCRFPPHLGEEALRDVLARVRMRGFETMASAKAAGVRDISYPVFGFDGGVVAALTVPFLEFIDGSQAVDFDAVQHLIAGSAQRISEALGWVDAR, encoded by the coding sequence ATGGCCGAGGCGGATCACCAGCAAGGCGGCGCGCGACCGTCCGCGACCCGCTATTCCGCGCCGGCGCTGGAGAAGGGTTTCGACGTCGTCGAGCTCCTCGCCGGCGAACCCTCGGGGCTGACGATCAGCGAGATCGCTGCTCGCCTTGGACTGACGATCAGCCAGATCTTCCGGATGATCGTGGTGATGGAACGGCGGGGATGGCTGTTCAAGGATGCTCAATCCGATCGCTACCGGGTGAGCTACAAGGTGCTCGAGCTGGCCTATCGTGCCACCCCGGCGCAGCAGCTCGCCCACGTCGCCACGCCCGTCATGCACGCGCTCGCCGAGGCGGCGGAGCAATCCTGCCACCTCGTCGTCCAGCATGGCGATCGGGCGATGATCTTGCTCCGCCAGGAGAATCCCGGCGCGATCGGCCTGTCCGTTCGGCTTGGCACCCTAGTCGACCTGGTCGCCAGCAGCTCGGGCCACGTCCTGCTCGCATTTTCGGCACCCGAAGCGCTGGAAGCGACCCTCTCCAGGTGCCGCTTCCCACCGCATCTCGGCGAAGAGGCCTTGCGCGACGTACTGGCACGGGTGCGGATGCGCGGCTTCGAGACGATGGCCAGCGCCAAGGCCGCCGGCGTTCGCGATATCTCCTATCCGGTATTCGGTTTCGACGGCGGCGTGGTGGCGGCTTTGACGGTGCCCTTTCTCGAATTCATCGATGGCTCGCAGGCGGTCGACTTCGACGCGGTTCAGCATCTCATCGCGGGCAGCGCGCAACGCATTTCCGAAGCGCTCGGGTGGGTCGACGCCAGATAG
- a CDS encoding tryptophan halogenase family protein produces MDPIRSIIVVGGGTAGWMAAAALSKQLENSPTSITLVESPEIGTIGVGEATIPPIIQMNQLLGLDEDEFVRETRATFKLGIEFENWGAIGERYMHPFGRYGGDIGTLDFHHYWRRLRALDPAAAGDIGDYSLPIMAARRGKFQRPEPNPRNVLSNIAYAFHFDAGLYAEYLRRQAEARGVVRHARRITDVALAGNGNVASVLLDGGERLAADFFIDCSGFRGLLIEGALGTGYEDWSHWLPCDRAVAVPSERAGPPPPYTRSTAQAGGWQWRIPLQHRTGNGYVYSSRCLSDDEAAAALLAGLDGAPLGDPRPLRFTTGMRRKFWNRNVLALGLAAGFMEPLESTSIHLVQAGLSKLFNLFPDRGFAEADIDFYNRSFREDWERIRDFLILHYHATRRDDSALWNHVRTMEIPGTLKAKLEVFASRGRIFRASDELFAESSWLAVLEGQGLRPTRYDPLADAMPEQVLRSKLSGLRAVIARGADAMPRHSQFIADHCAYAGPKASGTAATMVG; encoded by the coding sequence ATGGATCCCATTCGCAGCATCATCGTCGTCGGCGGCGGAACCGCCGGGTGGATGGCGGCCGCGGCCTTGTCGAAGCAGCTCGAGAACAGCCCAACATCCATCACTCTGGTCGAATCGCCGGAGATCGGCACGATCGGCGTCGGCGAAGCGACCATCCCGCCGATCATCCAGATGAACCAGTTGCTCGGGCTCGACGAAGACGAGTTCGTCCGGGAGACCCGAGCGACCTTCAAGCTCGGCATCGAATTCGAGAATTGGGGAGCGATCGGCGAGCGCTACATGCACCCGTTCGGCCGCTACGGCGGCGACATCGGCACGCTCGATTTCCACCATTATTGGCGGCGCCTGCGTGCGCTGGATCCGGCGGCCGCCGGAGACATCGGCGATTACTCGCTGCCGATCATGGCCGCCCGGCGCGGCAAGTTTCAGCGTCCCGAACCGAACCCACGCAACGTGCTGTCCAACATCGCTTACGCCTTCCATTTCGACGCGGGTCTCTATGCGGAGTATCTGCGGCGGCAGGCCGAGGCCCGCGGGGTGGTGCGGCACGCGCGCCGGATCACGGATGTCGCGCTGGCCGGGAATGGAAATGTCGCGTCGGTCCTGCTCGACGGCGGCGAGCGTCTCGCGGCGGACTTCTTCATCGACTGCTCAGGCTTTCGCGGCCTTCTGATCGAAGGCGCGCTCGGGACCGGCTACGAGGATTGGTCGCATTGGCTGCCCTGCGACCGGGCGGTGGCGGTGCCGAGCGAACGTGCGGGGCCGCCTCCCCCGTACACCCGGTCGACGGCACAGGCCGGCGGCTGGCAATGGCGGATCCCGCTGCAGCATCGCACCGGCAACGGCTATGTCTACAGCAGCCGCTGCCTGTCGGACGACGAAGCGGCCGCCGCGCTGCTCGCCGGCCTCGATGGCGCGCCGCTCGGCGACCCGAGGCCGCTGCGCTTCACCACCGGGATGCGGCGCAAATTCTGGAACCGCAACGTCCTGGCGCTCGGCCTCGCCGCAGGGTTCATGGAGCCGCTCGAATCGACCAGCATCCACCTCGTCCAGGCGGGACTCTCGAAACTGTTCAATCTGTTTCCCGATCGGGGCTTCGCCGAAGCCGACATCGATTTCTACAATCGGAGCTTCCGAGAGGATTGGGAGCGTATCCGGGACTTTCTGATCCTCCATTACCATGCCACCCGCCGCGACGACTCGGCTCTGTGGAACCACGTGCGGACAATGGAGATACCCGGCACGCTGAAGGCGAAGCTGGAAGTGTTTGCCAGCCGCGGACGCATCTTCCGCGCCTCGGACGAGCTGTTTGCCGAGTCGAGCTGGCTTGCCGTGCTGGAAGGCCAGGGGCTTCGCCCCACCCGCTATGACCCGCTCGCCGACGCGATGCCCGAGCAGGTTCTCCGGTCTAAACTCTCCGGCTTGCGGGCGGTGATCGCACGAGGGGCCGATGCGATGCCGCGCCACAGTCAGTTCATCGCCGATCATTGCGCTTATGCCGGGCCGAAGGCATCCGGCACGGCAGCGACCATGGTCGGTTGA
- a CDS encoding DUF4139 domain-containing protein — protein MAASAGPQSVSVTIYRDPERSPAAAFRLDSLDGYALVSERRMVDIPAGDAELRFEGVAGGIFPETAIVTGVPDGVIEKKRDAWLLSPGSLLDAALGKRVHLRRTSRDTGAVRELEAVVRSGAGGAVILQTGDGIETLRCTGLAETVGYRAVPEGLSAKPTLSIRTRSRAAVRVPITLSYLAAGFDWQANYVAEVDERRKRMDLFAWLTLANGEETGFVGADAQAVAGRVNRDPNRPDSPEGTPLTLRCWPAGTTTSDLREIRPERGRLVSRLGGEDIVVTGSRLREESLSALPAVMAVREELGDLKLYRIPEPVTVAARSQKQVALLHQARIPIEIVYRSRFLYAPWQGGATRTIVARNRSETNLGLPLPGGAVHLFDMRGSRRLLTGRGEIGDRAVGEDVEITAAESGAVRVDIVRISETTTQIINRMVVSNARPHPVRFEADTGGVTIDAPAAARAAGDDARPWAVTIPANGRREAIYRYAKR, from the coding sequence GTGGCCGCTTCGGCCGGCCCACAAAGCGTGTCGGTCACCATCTACCGCGATCCCGAGCGCAGCCCGGCGGCGGCGTTCCGGCTCGACTCGCTCGACGGCTATGCCCTCGTCTCCGAGCGACGCATGGTCGACATTCCGGCGGGCGACGCCGAGCTGCGCTTCGAAGGAGTGGCGGGCGGCATCTTTCCGGAGACCGCCATCGTCACCGGCGTGCCGGATGGGGTCATCGAGAAGAAGCGCGATGCCTGGCTGCTCTCGCCCGGCAGTCTGCTCGATGCCGCGCTCGGCAAACGAGTGCATCTTCGCCGCACGTCCCGCGACACCGGCGCGGTGCGGGAGCTCGAAGCGGTGGTGCGTTCGGGCGCGGGCGGAGCGGTGATCCTCCAGACCGGCGATGGGATCGAGACGCTGCGCTGCACCGGCCTTGCCGAGACGGTCGGTTACCGCGCCGTACCGGAGGGTCTGTCGGCAAAACCAACCCTTTCGATCCGGACGCGGAGCCGGGCGGCGGTGCGTGTTCCGATCACGCTCTCCTACCTCGCCGCCGGGTTCGACTGGCAGGCCAATTACGTCGCCGAGGTGGATGAGCGCCGCAAGCGGATGGACCTGTTCGCCTGGCTGACCCTCGCCAATGGCGAGGAGACCGGCTTCGTCGGCGCCGACGCGCAGGCGGTCGCCGGCCGGGTAAACCGCGATCCGAATCGGCCGGATTCGCCCGAAGGCACCCCGCTCACCCTGCGATGCTGGCCCGCCGGCACCACGACGAGCGATCTTCGCGAGATACGCCCGGAGAGGGGCCGGCTGGTTTCTCGCCTGGGCGGTGAGGACATCGTCGTCACCGGCTCACGACTGCGGGAGGAATCTCTCTCGGCGCTTCCTGCGGTGATGGCGGTGCGGGAAGAGCTCGGCGACCTCAAGCTCTACCGGATCCCGGAGCCGGTCACGGTCGCGGCGCGTAGCCAGAAGCAGGTCGCGCTATTGCACCAGGCGCGCATCCCGATCGAGATCGTCTACCGCAGTCGCTTTCTCTACGCGCCCTGGCAAGGTGGCGCGACCCGCACGATCGTCGCCCGCAACCGCAGCGAGACCAATCTCGGCCTGCCGCTGCCGGGCGGCGCCGTCCATCTGTTCGACATGCGCGGCTCCCGCCGGCTCCTCACCGGCAGAGGGGAGATCGGCGACCGCGCGGTTGGCGAGGATGTGGAGATCACCGCCGCCGAATCGGGTGCCGTCCGTGTCGATATCGTCCGGATCTCGGAAACGACGACGCAGATCATCAACCGGATGGTCGTCAGCAACGCCAGGCCCCATCCCGTTCGCTTCGAGGCCGACACGGGCGGGGTGACGATCGACGCGCCCGCCGCCGCGCGCGCCGCAGGCGACGATGCTCGACCCTGGGCGGTGACGATCCCAGCCAACGGCCGGCGCGAGGCGATCTACCGTTACGCCAAACGATAG
- a CDS encoding acyl-CoA thioesterase: protein MNISNREPILRVVPRPADINANGHIFGGWVLSQMDIAAGIVASREADGAVATVAIEAMEFVAPILLHDLISVYADIERVGRTSIGIRIEVVASRDRGKEQVKVTEGLFTFVALDENHRPRPVKPS from the coding sequence ATGAACATCTCCAATCGTGAACCCATTCTCCGCGTCGTGCCCCGCCCGGCCGATATCAACGCCAATGGCCACATCTTCGGGGGTTGGGTGTTGTCGCAGATGGACATCGCCGCCGGCATCGTCGCCTCGAGGGAAGCGGACGGCGCCGTCGCAACGGTGGCGATCGAGGCGATGGAGTTCGTCGCCCCGATCCTCCTCCACGATCTGATATCGGTCTATGCCGACATCGAACGGGTCGGCCGCACCTCGATCGGGATCCGGATCGAAGTCGTCGCCAGCCGCGATCGCGGCAAGGAGCAGGTCAAGGTGACCGAAGGCCTGTTCACCTTCGTCGCCCTGGACGAGAACCACCGCCCACGCCCGGTCAAGCCGAGCTGA
- a CDS encoding UxaA family hydrolase: MTKPDGANSPGPDANPSPRLLLLDEGDNVLVCTRPIAAGDQFLIDGRLHAAQVAIPVGHKVARHALAAGDKVLKYGAPVGSANRPIAAGEWIHLHNLDSDYIPTHSRKTVGSGSGGP; encoded by the coding sequence ATGACGAAGCCAGATGGGGCGAACTCGCCCGGACCCGATGCCAATCCCTCCCCGCGATTGCTGCTGCTCGACGAAGGCGACAACGTTCTCGTCTGCACCCGCCCGATCGCGGCCGGCGACCAGTTCCTGATCGACGGCCGCCTCCATGCCGCCCAGGTTGCGATACCCGTCGGCCACAAGGTCGCGCGCCACGCGCTCGCCGCCGGCGACAAGGTCTTGAAATACGGCGCACCGGTTGGCTCGGCCAATCGTCCGATCGCAGCGGGCGAGTGGATTCACCTGCACAATCTCGACAGCGACTACATCCCGACCCACTCGCGCAAGACGGTCGGGTCGGGCAGCGGAGGACCGTAA
- a CDS encoding CBS domain-containing protein, with translation MTIAAILEKKGHDVVTIGSDARVRDAVALLAERRIGALAVVDEGQVSGIMSERDVVYCLKEHGDDILDRPVRDVMTTPAITIEPGVTVLSALSDMSRRRIRHLPVVENGTLTGMVSIGDLVAYRIRKIEAEAEAMRAYIQGG, from the coding sequence ATGACGATAGCCGCAATCCTCGAGAAGAAGGGTCATGATGTCGTGACGATCGGGTCGGATGCGCGGGTCCGCGACGCGGTTGCTTTGCTCGCCGAGCGCCGGATCGGCGCACTCGCGGTGGTCGACGAGGGGCAGGTCAGTGGGATCATGTCCGAACGCGATGTCGTCTATTGCCTCAAGGAGCATGGCGACGACATCCTCGATCGTCCGGTCAGGGACGTCATGACCACTCCGGCCATCACCATCGAACCCGGCGTGACCGTTCTCTCGGCCCTCTCCGATATGAGCCGCCGCCGGATCCGGCATTTGCCGGTGGTCGAGAATGGCACGCTCACCGGCATGGTCTCGATCGGCGATCTCGTCGCCTATCGGATTCGCAAGATCGAGGCCGAGGCCGAGGCGATGCGTGCCTACATTCAAGGCGGTTGA
- a CDS encoding TonB-dependent receptor → MRGSLRFAVLRSGVSVLGLGVAGVFAVPASAQTQPAPDLASDPNQSQPPVAPEASEAEEDIVVTGLRASISSAQAIKINSDQFVDSITAVDIGALPDRNVAEALQRISGIQITRNRGEGSGIAIRGLTQVRTEVNGRDSFGASGGRALGFEDVPSELLAGVDVYKNPSAEMIEGAIGGLVNLRTRMPFDQKGYLVAGSVGVNNYSLSDSWKFNGSLLASNRWDTGIGEIGVLLNFSWFQGNYRSDEIVVEPYVDTTNLPAGLSGPRSVPDGAGFATFFGDRDRQGLYGAIQWAPSTNLEFYAQVFQTNYYQEASNLSHFVTRGTDVNGVNGLTPLPGFAFDDDGTFVAGGYDGITTASNNQVAFTHNKTTDWAGGVKWQASDRLHLSADLQYIKSTSVNRSYSAFGQRDAGSYFIDLAGKTPRVTFGPAGAEDPRNFYINAVMDHLEDSDADQKTARADLEWDFDDESALRAFTAGVRYTDRSAVNRSTPYNWTFLSAPWAGNAVPFSDYAIANPFTDNFFGGKSDVQTVPSLDFDRLFYPQTLYDELYQRASGTGRPLIDYTGNDINTQSEKTYAGYAMLRFGHDDALSGNVGVRVVRTENRATGQTRLSYRTTPTGSDIIVQSPIDISQSYTKALPSLNLRYRLRPDLQLRAAASKGLSRPPFYDLRAIFNLSENYVTANPGDPPSFRDRTGTGGNPALKPLTVNQADAAIEYFPNSSSLLFGTVFYKQLRNFLTTSVYPFEAEVPGAGVQTFTVTSLVNGTKGTAKGFEIGGNTFFNFLPAPFDGLGVQANVTYVDSSAPGAVGTLPNGTRVPTTLPGLSKWSYNLVGLYEKGGLRFRAAYNWRDDYLDTITGNGTGAIPIYYKAYGQIDASLSYDVTPNISLVLDVVNLRNARKIQYQNIPEHPREYQLDDRRIGFSIRIRS, encoded by the coding sequence ATGAGGGGTTCCCTTAGATTCGCTGTGTTGCGGTCCGGAGTCTCGGTCTTGGGGCTCGGCGTCGCCGGTGTGTTCGCGGTCCCTGCCTCCGCGCAGACTCAGCCTGCACCCGACCTCGCCAGCGATCCGAACCAGAGCCAGCCGCCGGTTGCCCCCGAGGCGAGCGAGGCGGAGGAGGACATCGTCGTCACCGGCCTCCGGGCCAGCATCTCGTCCGCGCAGGCGATCAAGATCAACTCGGACCAGTTCGTCGATTCGATCACCGCCGTCGATATCGGCGCACTTCCGGACCGGAACGTCGCCGAGGCGCTTCAGCGTATCTCGGGCATCCAGATCACCCGCAATCGCGGCGAGGGCTCGGGCATCGCCATTCGCGGTCTGACCCAGGTCCGCACCGAGGTGAATGGGCGGGACAGCTTCGGAGCAAGCGGCGGCCGGGCGCTCGGCTTCGAAGACGTGCCCTCCGAACTGCTCGCCGGCGTCGATGTCTACAAGAATCCGTCCGCCGAAATGATCGAGGGGGCGATCGGCGGTCTCGTCAATCTCCGCACGCGGATGCCTTTCGACCAGAAGGGGTATCTGGTCGCGGGATCGGTGGGCGTGAACAATTACAGCCTCAGCGACAGCTGGAAGTTCAATGGATCGCTTCTCGCCAGCAATCGCTGGGATACGGGCATCGGTGAAATCGGCGTGCTGCTGAACTTTTCCTGGTTTCAGGGCAATTACCGCTCAGACGAAATCGTCGTCGAACCCTATGTCGACACCACCAACCTGCCGGCAGGCCTCTCCGGCCCCCGCTCGGTACCCGACGGTGCGGGTTTCGCGACCTTCTTCGGTGATCGCGATCGTCAGGGACTGTACGGCGCGATTCAATGGGCGCCGTCGACCAATCTCGAATTCTATGCCCAGGTCTTCCAGACCAATTACTATCAGGAAGCCTCGAACCTCAGCCACTTCGTCACGCGCGGTACCGACGTCAACGGCGTCAACGGCCTTACCCCGCTGCCCGGTTTCGCGTTCGACGACGACGGCACCTTCGTCGCCGGCGGCTATGACGGCATCACGACCGCGAGCAACAATCAGGTCGCCTTCACCCACAACAAGACCACGGACTGGGCGGGCGGCGTCAAGTGGCAGGCGAGCGATCGCCTGCACCTCAGCGCCGACCTGCAATATATCAAATCGACCTCGGTCAACCGCAGCTACTCGGCCTTTGGGCAGCGGGACGCCGGCAGCTATTTCATCGATCTCGCCGGCAAGACACCGCGCGTCACCTTCGGCCCGGCGGGGGCGGAAGACCCGCGCAACTTCTACATCAACGCGGTCATGGACCATCTCGAGGACAGCGACGCCGATCAGAAGACCGCGCGCGCCGATCTCGAATGGGATTTCGATGACGAAAGCGCGCTCAGGGCGTTCACCGCCGGAGTCCGCTACACCGATCGATCGGCCGTCAACCGCTCGACGCCCTACAATTGGACCTTCCTGTCGGCACCGTGGGCGGGCAATGCGGTGCCGTTCAGCGATTATGCGATCGCGAATCCGTTCACGGACAATTTCTTCGGCGGCAAATCGGATGTGCAGACGGTGCCGTCGCTGGATTTCGACCGCTTATTCTATCCGCAGACGCTCTACGACGAGCTTTATCAGCGCGCGTCCGGCACCGGACGTCCGCTGATCGACTATACCGGCAACGACATCAACACCCAGAGCGAGAAGACCTACGCCGGCTATGCGATGCTCCGCTTCGGCCACGACGACGCGCTCAGCGGAAATGTCGGCGTACGGGTCGTCCGGACCGAGAACCGGGCGACCGGCCAGACGAGGCTCAGCTATCGGACGACCCCGACCGGGTCCGACATCATCGTGCAAAGCCCGATCGACATCTCGCAAAGCTACACGAAGGCGCTTCCGAGCCTCAATCTCAGATACAGGCTGAGACCCGATCTCCAGCTCCGCGCCGCTGCCTCGAAGGGCCTGTCGCGCCCGCCCTTTTACGATCTGCGGGCGATCTTCAACCTGTCCGAAAACTACGTGACGGCGAATCCCGGAGATCCGCCGTCCTTTCGGGACCGCACCGGCACAGGCGGCAATCCGGCGTTGAAGCCGCTGACCGTGAACCAGGCGGACGCGGCCATTGAATATTTCCCGAACAGCAGCAGCTTGCTGTTCGGAACCGTCTTCTACAAGCAGCTGAGAAACTTCCTCACCACATCGGTCTACCCGTTCGAGGCCGAGGTGCCCGGCGCCGGTGTCCAGACCTTCACCGTCACCTCGCTTGTCAACGGCACCAAGGGGACTGCCAAAGGCTTCGAGATCGGCGGCAACACCTTCTTCAACTTCCTGCCCGCGCCGTTCGATGGGCTTGGGGTTCAGGCGAACGTCACCTATGTCGACAGCTCGGCGCCCGGCGCAGTCGGCACCCTGCCGAACGGCACCAGGGTTCCGACCACTCTGCCCGGGCTGTCGAAGTGGAGCTACAATCTCGTCGGCCTGTACGAGAAGGGCGGGCTTCGCTTCCGTGCCGCCTACAATTGGCGCGACGATTATCTCGACACGATCACCGGCAATGGCACCGGCGCGATCCCGATCTACTACAAGGCCTATGGGCAGATCGACGCCTCCTTGTCCTACGACGTGACGCCGAACATCAGCCTGGTGCTCGACGTCGTCAATCTCCGCAACGCGCGCAAGATCCAGTATCAGAACATCCCCGAGCACCCGCGCGAATATCAACTCGACGACCGCCGGATCGGCTTCAGCATTCGCATCAGAAGCTAG